In Miscanthus floridulus cultivar M001 chromosome 5, ASM1932011v1, whole genome shotgun sequence, one genomic interval encodes:
- the LOC136454547 gene encoding uncharacterized protein: MGVDGHSWLYHITYGVFDIETEDNWKWFMQNLHRVVGDPPGLVIYSDACKDLEKAMGAVFPHAENRECMRHLYQNFMKHYSGDVFTDHLYAAARSYTEGMFRWHMKKIFEFAPDAIQYLEEHHSRIWYRCAFLELSKCDYLTNNVSESFNAQIKKLKGLHLHELCDRLRELIMEKRYIRKKIARQWEDSVLPSVLKELNAISKILKVVKVATCDDGIAEVIILDDWNNQKRHTVDLENHKCSCREWQITGKPCKHALTCKEPEMGPDGETVAALNKKKRPGEEEARPSQVKKKKSASAKNKKTVKKKKTSVKKN; encoded by the exons ATGGGGGTTGATGGCCATAGTTGGTTGTACCATATTACCTATGGTGTTTTTGACATAGAGACTGAAGATAACTGGAAGTGGTTCATGCAGAATTTGCACAGAGTTGTTGGGGACCCTCCAGGATTGGTGATTTATTCAGATGCTTGTAAAGACCTAGAAAAAGCTATGGGAGCTGTCTTCCCACATGCTGAGAACAGGGAGTGCATGAGGCACTTGTACCAAAACTTCATGAAGCACTACTCAGGTGATGTGTTCACTGACCATCTGTATGCTGCTGCAAGGAGCTACACAGAAGGCATGTTCAGGTGGCACATGAAGAAAATTTTTGAGTTTGCTCCTGATGCAATTCAGTACCTTGAGGAACACCATTCTAGGATTTGGTACAGATGTGCCTTCTTAGAGCTTAGCAAGTGTGATTACCTAACTAACAATGTGTCAGAGAGTTTCAATGCACAGATTAAAAAGCTGAAGGGACTTCACCTCCATGAGTTGTGTGACAGGCTGAGGGAGCTCATAATGGAGAAGAGGTACATTAGGAAGAAGATTGCAAGGCAGTGGGAGGATAGCGTCCTCCCAAGTGTACTCAAGGAGCTCAATGCCATTAGCAAAATTTTGAAAGTAGTCAAGGTTGCAACCtgtgatgatggcattgcagaggTCATAATATTAGATGACTGGAATAACCAGAAAAGGCACACAGTGGATCTTGAAAACCACAAGTGTTCCTGTAGGGAATGGCAAATAACTGGCAAGCCTTGCAAGCATGCCCTG ACATGCAAGGAACCTGAGATGGGACCTGATGGTGAGACTGTTGCTGCACTGAATAAAAA GAAGAGGCCGGGTGAAGAAGAAGCTAGACcatctcaagtgaagaagaagaagtcagCTTCAGCTAAGAACAAGAAGACAGTTAAGAAGAAGAAAACATCAGTCAAGAAAAACTAA
- the LOC136452041 gene encoding probable tRNA N6-adenosine threonylcarbamoyltransferase, mitochondrial has product MAATLLPTLSPPVSRAAAAFLLRRAPLKPSHYLHPPPTLRRLLSSSSYPATPSLALCPLSTMPSTAAARAVPARRDLLMLGIETSCDDTAAAVVRGDGEILSQVVSSQADLLARYGGVAPKMAEEAHALVIDQVVQKALDDAKLSESDLSAVAVTIGPGLSLCLRVGVHKARQVAKAFGLPIVGVHHMEAHALVSRLVNKDLDFPFLALLISGGHNLLVLARGLGQYIQLGTTIDDAIGEAYDKSARWLGLDMRKGGGPALEELALEGDPNAVKFRVPMRQHKDCNFSYAGLKTQVRLAIESKNLCTEDVPISSASEEDRQSRANIAASFQRVAVLHLEERCQRAVEWALKMEPSIKYFVVAGGVASNKYVRTRLNQVAENNGLQPVSPPPSLCTDNGVMIAWTGIEHFVVGRFEDPPTDDEPDDMQYELRPRWPLGEEYSEGRSVARSLKTARVHPSLTSMIQGSLQK; this is encoded by the exons ATGGCGGCCACTCTTCTCCCGACCTTATCGCCGCCCGtctcgcgcgccgccgccgctttcCTCCTCCGACGAGCCCCACTGAAGCCCTCCCATTATCTGCACCCACCCCCCACTCTCCGCCGCttactctcctcctcctcctatccaGCAACCCCTTCCCTTGCCCTATGCCCCCTCTCGACCATGCCGTCCACCGCCGCCGCTCGAGCCGTTCCGGCCCGCCGCGACCTCCTCATGCTAGGCATCGAGACCAGCTGCGACGACACTGCGGCTGCTGTG GTGAGAGGTGACGGCGAGATCCTTAGCCAAGTGGTTTCTTCCCAA GCGGATTTGCTTGCGAGGTATGGTGGTGTTGCTCCTAAGATGGCCGAGGAAGCACATGCCCTTGTGATTGACCAG GTTGTTCAAAAGGCCCTTGACGATGCAAAATTGTCAGAAAGTGATCTTTCTGCAGTCGCTGTGACCATTGGACCGGGACTTAGTCTATGCCTTAGAG TTGGTGTTCATAAAGCTAGACAGGTAGCGAAAGCATTTGGGTTGCCTATTGTTGGAGTTCATCATATGGAAGCGCATGCATTAGTTTCCAG GCTAGTGAATAAGGACCTTGATTTCCCATTTCTGGCTCTTCTAATTTCAG GAGGACACAATCTTCTTGTTCTTGCTCGTGGCCTTGGGCAATACATTCAACTGGGGACTACTATAGATGATGCGATTGGTGAGGCATATGACAAATCAGCAAGATGGTTGGGCCTTGATATGCGGAAAGGTGGTGGTCCTGCTCTTGAAGAGCTTGCTCTAGAAGGTGATCCAAATGCTGTTAAGTTCAGA GTTCCAATGCGGCAACACAAAGATTGCAATTTTTCTTATGCTGGCCTGAAGACTCAAGTTCGATTGGCAATTGAATCTAAGAACTT ATGTACAGAGGATGTTCCCATTTCGTCTGCATCGGAGGAAGATAGACAATCAAGGGCGAACATTGCTGCCTCTTTTCAG CGAGTTGCTGTGTTACATTTGGAAGAAAGATGCCAGCGAGCAGTTGAATGGGCATTGAAGATGGAaccttccatcaaatacttt GTTGTTGCAGGAGGAGTCGCATCCAACAAGTATGTTAGGACTCGCTTGAATCAAGTTGCTGAGAATAATGGCCTACAACCTGTATCTCCTCCTCCAAGCCTTTGTACTGACAATG GCGTCATGATTGCTTGGACTGGGATTGAGCACTTCGTTGTGGGGAGATTTGAGGATCCACCTACTGATGATGAGCCTGATGATATGCAG TATGAGCTGCGGCCAAGATGGCCTCTTGGTGAGGAATATTCAGAAGGAAGAAGTGTTGCACGATCATTGAAGACCGCTCGAGTCCATCCATCACTAACGTCTATGATACAGGGCTCTCTTCAAAAGTAG